The Bubalus bubalis isolate 160015118507 breed Murrah chromosome 18, NDDB_SH_1, whole genome shotgun sequence genome contains a region encoding:
- the LOC123330193 gene encoding LOW QUALITY PROTEIN: transcription factor A, mitochondrial-like (The sequence of the model RefSeq protein was modified relative to this genomic sequence to represent the inferred CDS: substituted 1 base at 1 genomic stop codon), with translation MALLRGVWGVLNALGKSGADLCAGCGSXLRSPFSFAYVPKWFSSSLSGYPKKPMTSYVRFSKEQLPLFKAQNPDAKNSELIKKIAKLWRELPDSEKKIYEDAYKADWQVYKEEINRIQEQLTPSQMVSLEKEIMQKRLKKKALIKKRELTMLGKPKRPRSAYNIFIAERFQEARDGTSQVKLKAINENWKNLSNSQKQVYIQLAKDDKIRYYNEMKSWEEQMMEVGREDLICRSIKYPAKNDPEKF, from the coding sequence ATGGCGCTTCTCCGGGGCGTATGGGGCGTGCTGAATGCACTGGGAAAGTCAGGAGCGGATCTCTGCGCGGGCTGTGGCAGTTGACTGCGCTCTCCCTTTAGTTTTGCGTATGTTCCAAAATGGTTTTCATCCAGCTTGAGTGGTTATCCAAAGAAGCCTATGACTTCATACGTTCGATTTTCTAAAGAACAGCTTCCCCTATTTAAAGCTCAGAACCCAGATGCAAAAAATTCagaactaattaaaaaaattgccAAGCTATGGAGGGAACTTCCTGATTCAGAGAAAAAGATATATGAAGATGCTTACAAGGCAGACTGGCAGGTATACAAGGAAGAGATAAACAGAATTCAAGAACAACTAACTCCAAGTCAAATGGTAtctttggaaaaagaaatcatGCAGAAacgtttaaaaaagaaagcattaataaaaaagagagagttaaCAATGCTTGGAAAACCGAAAAGACCTCGCTCAGCTTATAACATTTTTATAGCTGAACGTTTTCAGGAAGCTAGGGATGGCACATCACAGGTAAAGCTAAAAGCTataaatgaaaactggaaaaatctCTCTAATTCTCAAAAGCAAGTATATATTCAGCTTGCTAAAGATGATAAAATTCGTTATTATAACGAAATGAAATCTTGGGAGGAACAAATGATGGAAGTTGGACGAGAAGATCTTATATGTCGCTCAATTAAATACCCAGCAAAAAATGACCCtgagaagttttaa